Sequence from the Salvelinus alpinus chromosome 27, SLU_Salpinus.1, whole genome shotgun sequence genome:
agtagTAATTTACCtcttctggtaggcttgtgtcactgggcagcacgcggctgtgcttccctttgtagtccgtaaaagccctgccacatccgacgagcgtcggagcggGTGTAggacgattcaatcttagtcctgtattgacgctttgcctgtttgatggttcgtcataGCGGAGTATCTTCTCTTTGATTCTCTCTTTCACTTGAATACTTATCCTCACTCATTGCAAAGTCCGATTTAGGTCAAGTATGTACTTTTAACTCGTGAAGTTCAATTTAGGCCAAAATTGTTACAGAGCTTGATCAGCAATTCCGTGCTCTTGAAGGTCAGCATCACACTTTGTGGCCTTGCTTCTCCGTGCTGGTCTATCAGAAGTAAGGCAGTGTTTCTGCTTGCCTCAAAGCTCCACTGTAGTGCTGGCATTGACTTTGAGGCTTAACTGATGATTATGTGCAGATTGCTGCAATACTAGGAACTACTGTTTGGGTCTTCTCTGTCCTTAATAAGAGAATGTTGACGTTAAGATCAGTTTGAAAAGCTTTGCTTCCTCAATAGTCCAAGATGGTTTCCTACTTTTTTATTAAGAGGCTTTTGGGGAGGAGAAGGGCTGTGAAATGAATGCCTTTCATATATTACAAGGGTTTCTGAAATATTGTTTTGAAAGCTCACCACCATAATGAAATAGGCGACTTCAAAATGTCTGACGGGTGTTTATCACTAGTATGAAGTTTGAATAGGCTGCTAtgtccccgggcgccgaagacgtggatgtcggttaaggcagcccccccgcacctctctgattcagaggggttgggttaaatgcggaagacacatttcaattgaaggcattcagttgtacaactgactaggtatccccactTCCTCTTTCCCGTATGTGCTCCCTGCTTTCCTGTCACTGCAACACGCATAGGCCTACCTTGTTATTAACATCCTTTAAAAACACAGACtggtacacatacagtacacactgtctCTTTACTGTGTTTAGAACAAGAGAGTATGAGTATGAAACAGTGTGCGTGCGTGTTCGGTTACAACTCTGGGTGCTAGTCTAAGCAACTCTGTGTTTGTTTTCCAGAAGATGCTCAAGCTGTGGCTGAGGTGCTGCCACCACTGAGGCGTCCTCAGTGTGCTGAACGGAGCGAGCAGAGCAGTCCTGACCTGGCAGTACACGAATGGCCCAGGGAAGCCACCAGATTGACATTGAGGTTTTGCACGACCTGCGCCAGAAGTTCCCTGAAGTTCCAGAGGGTGTTGTTTCCCAGTGTGTTCTGCAGGTGAGTCTGGTGTCTCCTCATTTTCAATCCATttgttacaaatatatatatatatatattgtaacaCCAGTTCTCATCACAAATGACTGATTTGAACCTTCTCTTTTCCTCAGAATAACAACAATTTGGACGCCTGTTGTGAGTACCTGTCTCAAGTAAGCCCAGGCTACTTGTACAGCAAAGGAGGCAAACTCAACTACACTGACGACCCCAGCTTCATCAGGTTCCGGAATCCCATGACCCAGCTGAACCTGGGCCTGCAGTCTCAGTCTCAGAATGTGCATGCGACCCCGGGAAGGGACGGCCTGAGGATGAACGGCAGCAGGACATTGTCCCACAGTCTTAGCCTGAGCGACGGGCCCCTACAGACAGGACAGCCCCCGAATAGTGACTTCTTCCAGCAGGAGCCCCAGTCAGCCCCGGTGCAGGTGCCCGCCAGCCTCAATGTGTTTGGCGTGATGGAGCCCACGCGCAAGACCCAGCCGCCCCAGCACCTGGGACTCTACCAGCTGGGGGGGAAAGGACAATCCATGGGCCAACATGGCCAGCAGATGCCCCGCTTCAACCCCATCACCGTCACCCTGGCCCCCAACATCCAGACGGGTCGCAACACCCCCACCTCTTTGCACATACACGGCGGGCCCCATACACAGTCCGGCTTGAGCAGTCCACAGGGTAACTCTATCTACATAAGGCCGTACGTGACCCAGCCCAGCGGTACAACCCGGCAAAGCCAGCAGCAGCTTcagcagcaggcaggcagggcccAGTACAGccccacctcccaaccccagCAGCAGATCTACCAGATCTCCCATCCCACCTCACTGCCTGGCTCCTGGACAGGCCCTTCCTCCCAGCAGCACCAGCACGGCTCCTCACATACCTCACAGCACCAGTCACAGGGCCACCAGACCTCCCATGTCTACATGCCCATCAGCTCCCCCACCAACCCACAGGccccctcctctatcctccaGGCCCCCTCTGGAGGTCAGGGCTCCTCTTCTGGTGCCTCCTCCTCTGGCATGCCCTCTGGCATGTCCTCCTTCAGCCAGTACAACATCCAGAACATCTCCACCGGACCGCGCAAGAACCAGATAGAGATCAAACTTGAATCTCCTCAGAGGAGCAACTCCACCACGACCACGGCCGTGCTGCGCACCAGCAGTGGCCCCCGATCcaactcctccacctcctcctcctgcccctcatcctcctcctctgtcgCGGCAGCCCCTGGCCCAACCACCACCCCCCTGTCCATCGGAGGCCCAGGTCTGAGCCGCAGCCAGCCCACTGTTTACATCTCTGCCAGCCCGCCCACTGTTGCTGCTACCACCCCCTCTGACGAGGCCAACATGGCCTCATCCGGCTCTCGCTCCCAGCCcaagttttacattactgctaatAACGATGACTGTGGGGGCAGAAACCCTCCAACCGTCTACATCTCTGCTCAACCACCTCCGCACGGGTCCCAGGGGCCCCGCAATATGGGGGGCCAGGTGAGCATGGGCCCCGCCTACATCCACCACCACCCACCCAAGTCCCGCGCGTCTATGGGAGGGGCAGGCACGGCCACCTCGCCACGAGTGGTGGTCACCCAGCCCAACACCAAGTACACTTTCAAAATCACCGTGTCCCCCAACAAGCCCCCAGCGGTGTCCCCCGGCGTCGTGTCCCCCACCTTTGAGGCTACCAACCTCCTCAGCCTCCCCTCGGACCACCATTTTGTGGAGCCAGACCCACATCATCTCTCAGACCCGCTGTCTGTACACAGGGAGAGGCCCAGCGAGCCACGCAGACTCAGCATGGGCTCAGATGACGCAGCATACACACAAGGTGAGACCAGATTAGGGTTATTAAACTCTTTCATCTGTTAGTTGCTTTGCATTGTTCACATTCACAGTCTATGGAATTATATAAACACATCAGGATACAGTTCGTTGTGCAATTCTTAGGCTGAACAACAGTATCCCTCAGTCACATGAAGATCAAGTTGTGCAACAAAAGTCAAGTGGCCAAAGAGATATAACATCCACTTACAAAGTATAATGGTTGAAAGAGGCTTCAGGAGTTTTTAAGAGAGTAACTTGCCTTCATAACAATAAGGAATAGTATACACTTTTGTCCACCAGTAGTAAATGCTTTTTCCACTGCATTCTGCCAAGAAAGTAATTTGACTATTGCTTATCGTTTATGCCTTGTTTTAACTTGGATTTCCATATGATGACACTAAT
This genomic interval carries:
- the LOC139556218 gene encoding TGF-beta-activated kinase 1 and MAP3K7-binding protein 2-like isoform X3, giving the protein MAQGSHQIDIEVLHDLRQKFPEVPEGVVSQCVLQNNNNLDACCEYLSQVSPGYLYSKGGKLNYTDDPSFIRFRNPMTQLNLGLQSQSQNVHATPGRDGLRMNGSRTLSHSLSLSDGPLQTGQPPNSDFFQQEPQSAPVQVPASLNVFGVMEPTRKTQPPQHLGLYQLGGKGQSMGQHGQQMPRFNPITVTLAPNIQTGRNTPTSLHIHGGPHTQSGLSSPQGNSIYIRPYVTQPSGTTRQSQQQLQQQAGRAQYSPTSQPQQQIYQISHPTSLPGSWTGPSSQQHQHGSSHTSQHQSQGHQTSHVYMPISSPTNPQAPSSILQAPSGGQGSSSGASSSGMPSGMSSFSQYNIQNISTGPRKNQIEIKLESPQRSNSTTTTAVLRTSSGPRSNSSTSSSCPSSSSSVAAAPGPTTTPLSIGGPGLSRSQPTVYISASPPTVAATTPSDEANMASSGSRSQPKFYITANNDDCGGRNPPTVYISAQPPPHGSQGPRNMGGQVSMGPAYIHHHPPKSRASMGGAGTATSPRVVVTQPNTKYTFKITVSPNKPPAVSPGVVSPTFEATNLLSLPSDHHFVEPDPHHLSDPLSVHRERPSEPRRLSMGSDDAAYTQALLVHQKARMDRLWHELELKKKKLEKLKEEVNEMENDLTRRRLERSNSQSQIPSIEEMQQLRCNNRILQIDIDCLTKEIDLLQTKGPHFNPSAIHNFYDNIGFLGPVPPKPKGTLSVESSSKSVKTVADQEEDEGTQWSCTACTFLNHPALNRCEQCEFPRHF
- the LOC139556218 gene encoding TGF-beta-activated kinase 1 and MAP3K7-binding protein 2-like isoform X1, which translates into the protein MAQGSHQIDIEVLHDLRQKFPEVPEGVVSQCVLQNNNNLDACCEYLSQVSPGYLYSKGGKLNYTDDPSFIRFRNPMTQLNLGLQSQSQNVHATPGRDGLRMNGSRTLSHSLSLSDGPLQTGQPPNSDFFQQEPQSAPVQVPASLNVFGVMEPTRKTQPPQHLGLYQLGGKGQSMGQHGQQMPRFNPITVTLAPNIQTGRNTPTSLHIHGGPHTQSGLSSPQGNSIYIRPYVTQPSGTTRQSQQQLQQQAGRAQYSPTSQPQQQIYQISHPTSLPGSWTGPSSQQHQHGSSHTSQHQSQGHQTSHVYMPISSPTNPQAPSSILQAPSGGQGSSSGASSSGMPSGMSSFSQYNIQNISTGPRKNQIEIKLESPQRSNSTTTTAVLRTSSGPRSNSSTSSSCPSSSSSVAAAPGPTTTPLSIGGPGLSRSQPTVYISASPPTVAATTPSDEANMASSGSRSQPKFYITANNDDCGGRNPPTVYISAQPPPHGSQGPRNMGGQVSMGPAYIHHHPPKSRASMGGAGTATSPRVVVTQPNTKYTFKITVSPNKPPAVSPGVVSPTFEATNLLSLPSDHHFVEPDPHHLSDPLSVHRERPSEPRRLSMGSDDAAYTQALLVHQKARMDRLWHELELKKKKLEKLKEEVNEMENDLTRRRLERSNSQSQIPSIEEMQQLRCNNRILQIDIDCLTKEIDLLQTKGPHFNPSAIHNFYDNIGFLGPVPPKPKGTLSVEPEGLGKDRRTFNVTSTLTMEPSSAPPPPAALPLESSSKSVKTVADQEEDEGTQWSCTACTFLNHPALNRCEQCEFPRHF
- the LOC139556218 gene encoding TGF-beta-activated kinase 1 and MAP3K7-binding protein 2-like isoform X2, which codes for MAQGSHQIDIEVLHDLRQKFPEVPEGVVSQCVLQNNNNLDACCEYLSQVSPGYLYSKGGKLNYTDDPSFIRFRNPMTQLNLGLQSQSQNVHATPGRDGLRMNGSRTLSHSLSLSDGPLQTGQPPNSDFFQQEPQSAPVQVPASLNVFGVMEPTRKTQPPQHLGLYQLGGKGQSMGQHGQQMPRFNPITVTLAPNIQTGRNTPTSLHIHGGPHTQSGLSSPQGNSIYIRPYVTQPSGTTRQSQQQLQQQAGRAQYSPTSQPQQQIYQISHPTSLPGSWTGPSSQQHQHGSSHTSQHQSQGHQTSHVYMPISSPTNPQAPSSILQAPSGGQGSSSGASSSGMPSGMSSFSQYNIQNISTGPRKNQIEIKLESPQRSNSTTTTAVLRTSSGPRSNSSTSSSCPSSSSSVAAAPGPTTTPLSIGGPGLSRSQPTVYISASPPTVAATTPSDEANMASSGSRSQPKFYITANNDDCGGRNPPTVYISAQPPPHGSQGPRNMGGQVSMGPAYIHHHPPKSRASMGGAGTATSPRVVVTQPNTKYTFKITVSPNKPPAVSPGVVSPTFEATNLLSLPSDHHFVEPDPHHLSDPLSVHRERPSEPRRLSMGSDDAAYTQALLVHQKARMDRLWHELELKKKKLEKLKEEVNEMENDLTRRRLERSNSQSQIPSIEEMQQLRCNNRILQIDIDCLTKEIDLLQTKGPHFNPSAIHNFYDNIGFLGPVPPKPKEPEGLGKDRRTFNVTSTLTMEPSSAPPPPAALPLESSSKSVKTVADQEEDEGTQWSCTACTFLNHPALNRCEQCEFPRHF
- the LOC139556218 gene encoding TGF-beta-activated kinase 1 and MAP3K7-binding protein 2-like isoform X4 is translated as MAQGSHQIDIEVLHDLRQKFPEVPEGVVSQCVLQNNNNLDACCEYLSQVSPGYLYSKGGKLNYTDDPSFIRFRNPMTQLNLGLQSQSQNVHATPGRDGLRMNGSRTLSHSLSLSDGPLQTGQPPNSDFFQQEPQSAPVQVPASLNVFGVMEPTRKTQPPQHLGLYQLGGKGQSMGQHGQQMPRFNPITVTLAPNIQTGRNTPTSLHIHGGPHTQSGLSSPQGNSIYIRPYVTQPSGTTRQSQQQLQQQAGRAQYSPTSQPQQQIYQISHPTSLPGSWTGPSSQQHQHGSSHTSQHQSQGHQTSHVYMPISSPTNPQAPSSILQAPSGGQGSSSGASSSGMPSGMSSFSQYNIQNISTGPRKNQIEIKLESPQRSNSTTTTAVLRTSSGPRSNSSTSSSCPSSSSSVAAAPGPTTTPLSIGGPGLSRSQPTVYISASPPTVAATTPSDEANMASSGSRSQPKFYITANNDDCGGRNPPTVYISAQPPPHGSQGPRNMGGQVSMGPAYIHHHPPKSRASMGGAGTATSPRVVVTQPNTKYTFKITVSPNKPPAVSPGVVSPTFEATNLLSLPSDHHFVEPDPHHLSDPLSVHRERPSEPRRLSMGSDDAAYTQALLVHQKARMDRLWHELELKKKKLEKLKEEVNEMENDLTRRRLERSNSQSQIPSIEEMQQLRCNNRILQIDIDCLTKEIDLLQTKGPHFNPSAIHNFYDNIGFLGPVPPKPKESSSKSVKTVADQEEDEGTQWSCTACTFLNHPALNRCEQCEFPRHF
- the LOC139556218 gene encoding TGF-beta-activated kinase 1 and MAP3K7-binding protein 2-like isoform X5 — its product is MAQGSHQIDIEVLHDLRQKFPEVPEGVVSQCVLQNNNNLDACCEYLSQVSPGYLYSKGGKLNYTDDPSFIRFRNPMTQLNLGLQSQSQNVHATPGRDGLRMNGSRTLSHSLSLSDGPLQTGQPPNSDFFQQEPQSAPVQVPASLNVFGVMEPTRKTQPPQHLGLYQLGGKGQSMGQHGQQMPRFNPITVTLAPNIQTGRNTPTSLHIHGGPHTQSGLSSPQGNSIYIRPYVTQPSGTTRQSQQQLQQQAGRAQYSPTSQPQQQIYQISHPTSLPGSWTGPSSQQHQHGSSHTSQHQSQGHQTSHVYMPISSPTNPQAPSSILQAPSGGQGSSSGASSSGMPSGMSSFSQYNIQNISTGPRKNQIEIKLESPQRSNSTTTTAVLRTSSGPRSNSSTSSSCPSSSSSVAAAPGPTTTPLSIGGPGLSRSQPTVYISASPPTVAATTPSDEANMASSGSRSQPKFYITANNDDCGGRNPPTVYISAQPPPHGSQGPRNMGGQVSMGPAYIHHHPPKSRASMGGAGTATSPRVVVTQPNTKYTFKITVSPNKPPAVSPGVVSPTFEATNLLSLPSDHHFVEPDPHHLSDPLSVHRERPSEPRRLSMGSDDAAYTQALLVHQKARMDRLWHELELKKKKLEKLKEEVNEMENDLTRRRLERSNSQSQIPSIEEMQQLRCNNRILQIDIDCLTKEIDLLQTKESSSKSVKTVADQEEDEGTQWSCTACTFLNHPALNRCEQCEFPRHF